One window of the Xiphophorus couchianus chromosome 12, X_couchianus-1.0, whole genome shotgun sequence genome contains the following:
- the f2rl2 gene encoding proteinase-activated receptor 3, whose amino-acid sequence MANFLRGLLLCLVVAQTSQVDGNGRMTAPPKSFRGFFDISNYTNQQLDLFRSSMNPHLDVEPEGSAAVYTTGAISTWIIPSSYILTILVGIPSNIYILAFLRVRLTSKTLSTVVLYLNLALSDLLLVLSLALRVHYHLSGNNWIFGEISCRLITALFFGNVYCSAQTIACISLKRYLAVVKPFLYRRMAKTSLAVWMCMVVWLLYGVAIVPELLVKQSYHIRRLEITTCHDVLPLEEPSHSPLVPYKLILLFLGFLLPFMVCIYTHVAVIYHLEQSSCDWKLFTRVSTMVFIIFLVCFLPSGVLHAAHYIRLFSSGDDTLYGYYRLAVCLCCFHSCLDPFLCILLSLTGDSEIQFISCNWILQRPAVIA is encoded by the exons ATGGCTAACTTTCTGAGGGGACTCCTGTTATGTTTAGTGGTGGCACAGACCAGTCAGGTCGATG GAAATGGGAGAATGACTGCTCCACCAAAGAGTTTTAGGGGCTTCTTTGATATATCTAACTACACAAACCAGCAGCTTGACCTTTTCCGCTCCAGCATGAACCCTCACCTGGATGTGGAGCCTGAGGGCTCAGCAGCAGTATACACCACAGGGGCCATCAGCACTTGGATCATACCTTCATCATACATCCTTACGATCCTCGTGGGAATCCCATCTAACATCTACATTCTGGCATTCCTCAGAGTCAGACTCACTTCAAAGACTTTATCCACAGTGGTCCTGTACCTGAACCTGGCCCTGTCGGACCTGCTGCTCGTCCTGTCTCTTGCTCTGCGAGTTCACTACCACCTAAGTGGAAACAACTGGATATTTGGTGAAATCTCCTGTCGGCTTattacagctttattttttggaaatgtttactGCTCAGCTCAGACTATAGCGTGCATCAGCTTGAAGCGCTATCTGGCTGTGGTCAAGCCATTTCTGTACAGACGGATGGCTAAAACCAGCCTGGCAGTGTGgatgtgcatggttgtgtggcTTCTGTATGGAGTAGCTATTGTGCCTGAGCTGCTGGTCAAGCAGAGCTACCACATCAGAAGGCTGGAGATCACGACGTGCCATGATGTACTTCCTCTAGAAGAACCCTCCCATTCGCCGCTGGTGCCATACAAACTGATCCTACTTTTTCTAGGCTTCTTACTACCGTTCATGGTTTGTATTTACACCCACGTCGCAGTGATTTATCACCTGGAGCAAAGTTCCTGCGACTGGAAACTGTTCACCAGAGTGAGCACTATGGTTTTTATCATCTTCCTGGTGTGTTTTCTCCCCAGTGGCGTTCTGCATGCTGCCCACTACATCCGCCTGTTTTCCAGTGGGGATGACACACTGTATGGATACTATAGATTAGCCGTTTGTCTCTGCTGTTTCCACAGTTGCCTCGATCCCTTCCTGTGCATTCTCCTCTCCTTGACAGGAGACTCAGAGATACAATTCATCTCTTGTAATTGGATACTACAGAGGCCAGCAGTTATAGCATGA